Below is a genomic region from Kribbella qitaiheensis.
GAGAACTGCAGGGGAAATGAAACAGGCCCGGCCGAAGCCGGGCCTGCTCACGTCATGCGGTGATTCAGAGCGGGCGGACGTTCTCCGCCTGCGGGCCCTTCGGGCCCTGGGTCAGGTCGAACTCGACCTTCTGGTTCTCATCCAGCGAACGGTAGCCGTCCGTCGTGATCGCCGAGTAGTGCACGAACACGTCGGCGCCGCCGCCGTCCTGCGCGATGAAGCCGAAGCCCTTTTCGCTGTTGAACCACTTCACTGTTCCGTTAGCCATGATCTGCTCCTTTGTGGGGCGAGTTGACGAGTCCCGGCGAATACCGGTTCCCGGGCTGCCGAACGAGCCCTCCCACATCGGACCAAGGCCCGGAAATGAGAAAACGCCCTGCGGATCACAAACTCCGCGGGCGTCTCAAAACGAACGTGGAACTGCAAAACTGCAACCGGAGAAAACGGTAGCACACAATGCCGGGCGAGCTACCGGCAGCACGCACAGCGCGTCGGGGATCACCAGGAGCCGCGATGGTCGGGCACCAGGAAGGTGAACGGAACGATCAGCAGCAGCACCGCGGCGAAGATCGTGAAGGTGTGCGCTTGGGTGCCGCCGGGGTCGGTGCTGTGCGCGAGCAGCGTGGTGGTGATCGAGACCGCGATGATGCCGCCGGACTGACGGAACATCCCGCGCAGCCCGGCGATCGCCGAGATCTGGTCGGGCGCGGACTGCAGGCCGGCGTTGTTCGAGGCCGGGATCGACAGGTCCGGACACCCGACGACGGATCCGGTCGGCGCCCGTAGTACGGGCAGGACCTGCTGGCGATAGTGGTCGGGATCGGCTACCTTCAACCCAGTAAGTCTATTGATTCAGTGCAGTTTTACGCCTGTGGGGGGCAGCATGACCGAAGGGGAAGCCGGCTGTACGGTGGCGGTGATCGGCGCGGGGGCCGTCCGCTGGTTGCACGCGAACGTCGACGCCGGGATCAAGCCTTCGACCTTCGTCGCAAGGGCCCGGTACGGCGACTACCTCGCTGACCACCTCGCCGCCAGCGCAGCCCACTCTGCCGATTCGCTGGAGCGCATCCACGCCCGCGTGACCGCAGTCGACCACGTTGGCCGCCGTGTAGCCCTGCATCTCGACACTGGCGAGACCCTGGTCGCCGACGCCGCTGTAGTAGCCAGCGGTACGGCGCCTGGCGTCGCTTGGGCTCCTGCGGACTTGCAGACCTCCGACCGCTTCGTCGCGAACCCATGGCTGCCAGGTGCGCTCGACAACCTGCCCGACGCGGATGTGTTGCTGGTCGGCACCGGGCTCACCGCGATCGACGGGCTGCGGCCGATCACCGCGCGAGTGTGGAAGCGCCTGTCAGCAGGGGACAAGCAGGAGTTCCTCCGCATCGATGCGCGGACCTGGGATGCGCACCGGTATCGCATGGCGCCGATCACCGCGGAACGGCTGGCCGTACTACGCGAGTCCGGGCGGCTCTGCCAGCACACCAGCGAAGTCGTAACAGCCGAGGACACCGGCGACGCCGTCAGGGTGTTGCTCAGCGACGGCACGGTCATGACGGTCGGTGCCGTGGTCAACTGCACCGGCCCTGTCGGCGACGCCACTGCCGATCCGTTCCTGCGTGGGCTGCTGGCTTGCGGCCTCGCCAGGGCCGGTGAGGTCGGGCTTGGCCTCGAAACGGCCGATGATGGGCGAGTCCTGGGAGCTACTGGACGTCGTGCGCCGCTCTGGACGCTCGGAGCCCTGCGACGCGGCAGCCTGTGGGAGTCGACCGCGATGCCGGAGATCCGCTCGCAGGCGCCGACGTAGCGAAGGCCGTCGTCGCCCACCTGAGCCTTCCCGCCGTACGCCGGCAGCTGGATGTCTACGGCCAAGGCCTCACCACGACGGCCGATGCGGCAGCCACCTACAATGAGGCGCTGGGCCGCTTGCTGCGGTTGCAAGGCGGTGCCGAGGAACTGGTATCGCAGCAGTCGAGGAAGACCCTGACTTCGCAGTGGGGCATGCAGCACTGGCCCTGCTCGGACACGAGTGGGGCGCAGGCGTTGACGTTGCAGCGGCGCTTGCCAATGCGCAGACTGCCGCAGAGCGTCGCCTGCTCGACGACCGCGACGGAGTCCTGCACCGCACCGCCTGAGTAAGGAACGAGGATGCGTGACCTGCCAGCCCCCTCGGACTCACCTGTTCCAAGCCGGCTACAGCTCGAGCGGTCCCAAGGACGGGCCTGGTACGAAGCGAGCGGTCGGGTCGGACACTGCATTGAGTTCCAGGACGACGAGTTCGTTGCTGCCGGCCCGGATGATCGGGCCTGGTACGAAGAGGGTCTGCTGCGGACCGCGGCGCCAGTAGCGGCCCAGACAGAAGCCGTTGATCCACGCCAGACCCTTGCCCCAGGCATCGGTTCGCAGGAAGTGGTCGGTGGCTTCCGCGGCTGAAAAGCTTGCCCGCCAGGCAGTAGGGCCGACGCCTGGATCGGCGGTGTCCGCCGAGTCCCACAGTCCAGGGACAGCGTCCAGGTCGATGGCGCAGACCGACCAGTCGGACAACGCCTCCGGACCCAGCCGGATCGGACCGATCAGACCCTTGGGCTCGCCGATCCGCGGGCCGTAATTGACCCGGCCTTGGTCCTCGACGACGAGCTCGAGCCGGCCTCGCCCGCGCGGCAGGAAAATGGTCTGATCATGTTGTTCACGGTCGAGGACACCGACCGGGTCCCCGTTCAGGAAGACCAGTGCTCTGTCCCGTACTTCGGTGACGCTGAGCGCCACGGGACCGTCAACGTCGATCTCCGTCCGGAACAGAGCCAGCCGCGCGGCGAGTTCGTCGAGAGACGGCGCGGTCTCATGGTCACTCCAGTCACCCCAGCGGCCCGGATTCGCCAGCAGGCGGATCGGTTCACCGAGCGGCACCTCGAACGCCGGTGCCGGTGCGGCCGGTCGCACGGTCGCGGGTGGAACCTCGGCGTACCGCGAGATCACCTCGCGGAACGCGTCGTACTTCGGAGTCGGGTTGCCGGCCTCGTCCAGCGGAGCGTCGTAGTCGTAGGACGTGACGGTCGGCCGGTAGACGCCCTTGTCGTTGGCCCCACTGGTCAGGCCGAAGTTCGTTCCACCGTGGAACATGTACACGTTGACCGACGCGCCGGTCGCCAGCAACGCGTCCAACTCGGCCGCGGCCTCCGCCACCGAGGTCGTGTGATGCGGACCGCCCCAGTGGTCGAACCAGCCGTCCCAGAACTCCATGCACATCAGCGGTCCTGAGGTCTGGTGAGCCCTCAGAGTGCGGAGCCGCTCGGCGCTTCGCGACCCGAAGGATCCCGTTCGCAGTACGCCGTCCAGACCGCCGGCGGCCAGCATGGCGTCGTTCGGCTGGTCCACCGTCACGAGCGGCACCGTGATGCCCGCCTGCCGGGTGACCTCGACGAGGAACTTCAGGTACTCCGGGTCGTCGCCGAACGCGCCGTACTCGTTCTCGACCTGGACCAGCAGCACCGGTCCGCCCTGGTCGACCTGGAGCGGCCGGACGATCCGCAGTACCTGCTGCAGGTACTCCTCGACCGCTACCAGGAACTTCTTATCGTACCGGCGGACCCCGACGCCTGGCTCGGCGAAGAGCCAGGCGGGGAGCCCACCGTTGTCCCATTCCGCACAGATGTAGGGACCTGGGCGGACGATGGCATACATGCCGGCCTCGGCGACCTGCCGCAGGAACGACCCGAGGTCGAGCATCCCCGCGGTGTCGAACACCCCGCGGACCGGGCTGTGGGCGTTCCAGGGCACGTAGGTCTCGATGGTGTTGAGCCCCATCAGGCGGGCCTTCTCGATCCGGTCCGCCCAGGACTGCGGGTGGACCCGGAAGTAGTGCAGCGCACCGGACAGGATCCGGAACGGCTCACCGTCGAGCAGGAAATCGGACTCACCGATCGCGAAGTCGGACATGCGTCTCTTTCTTCAGTACTGCGGGGAGGTCAGCCGTTGACCTGGAAGCCTTGCTGATTGCCGTAGCTGACCAAGGCGTCCTGCCAAGCCTTCAGCCCGGTGTTCAGGTCGGACTTGGACTGGTACGACTTGCCGACCGTGTCACCGAAGATGCTGTTCGCATAGAGCTGGAACGGCAGGTAGCTCCAGTCCTTGACGACCGAACCGGCCCGCGCCGGTCAGGACCTGATTGATCTGCTGACCGCCGAAGTAGGCGCTCTTCTTGTCGAGGAACGCGGGATCGGCGAGATCGGCAGTCGTGGACGGGAAGCCGCCGCTGGCCAGGAACGGCTTCACGCCACCGTCGTGGTTGAGCCACCGGACGAAACCGGCTGCCAGCGCCGGGTTCGCGCTCTGCTTGAGTACCGATTCGGTGCTGCCGCCGTTCTCCGCGGTGGCCGGCTGACCGTCGTACGTCGGCAGCGGTGCGACCTGCCACTTGCCGGCCCCGGCCTTGACCGACGACTCCAGGACGCCCGGCATCCAGGCGCCGATGGCGAGGGAGGCGATGGTGCCGTCCCCGAGCGCCTTGAACCACTCGTCCGACCAGCCCGGGATGTTCGCGACCAGGCCGCCGGTGACGAGCTGGTTCCAGACGCCGGTCCACTTCTGCGTGCCGGCGTCCTCCAGGTTGACGGTGACGTTCTTACCCGCCGTACTGAAGGGCTTGCCGCCGGCCTGCCAGATCATGCTGGTGGCGAAACCCGCGTCGCCGGTGTCGTTGGTCAGGTACTTCTTCGGGTCGGCCGTGTGCAGCTTCTTGGCCGCGGCGATGTACTCGTCCCAGGTCTTCGGTACGGCGATGGCGTACTTGTCGAAGACCTCCTTGTTGTAGAACAGGGCCATCGGGCCGGAATCCTGGGGCAGCCCGAAGAGGCCGTCACCGGCATTTACGGCCGTCCAGGTCGACGGTGTGTAAGCGGACTGGAAGGTGTCGAAGCCGTACTGGCGCAGATCGACCAGCGAGCCCGGCAAGGCGAACTGCGGCAGCGCCTGGTACTCGATCTGGGCGACGTCCGGCGCGCCGGAGCCGGCCTTGATGACGTTCTGCAGCTTGGTGTACTGGTCGTTGCCGGTACCGGCGTTGACGTAGTTCACCTTGACGTTCGGATAAGCCTGCTCGAAGGCCTTCACCTGCGCTTCGGCGGACGGCGTCCAGCTCCAGTAGGTGAGCGTGCCGCCCTTCTCCAGCGCGGCGTTGACGGCATCCGGCGATCCTTGCGCCTGCCCACTGCTGGTGGGGGTCTTGTCGGAGCCGCCGCAAGCGGCCAGCAGAACCGACGCGGCCGTGACGGCGGCGCCGACGGCGACGAGTCGCCTCAGGCCGTGCCGATGACTGGTCTTCATGGGTGTTCCTTTCACTGATGAAGGACGAGCGCTACGAGCGCGTCCACTGCTGATTTGCTTGCCCGTTGCAGGTCCCGACCGCGACCGGCGTTCCGTTGTCCGTACCGACGGCCTCGAGGCAGAGCGCCGGGTGGCCGACACTGACGACCGACAGGTCCGCGCGGACATCCCATGCCTGGATCGACGCGCCGGTGCAGTTCTCGATGGTGACCGGGCTGCCTGCGCTCGATCCATCGCCGCCGATCGTCAGGCACTTGTCGGCGTAGACGGTCAGCTGCTCGGCGGCCGTGTAGTTCCACGACTGGTTGCCGCCGTTGTTGCAGTCCCACAGATCCAGCGCCGTCCCGGGAGCCGTCGAGAAACCTGGTACGTCGGCACAGCGGCCGCCGGCCACGCTTCGCAGCGGTTCACCCGGAGGCGCCGGCGGCAGGTTGTTGGACGGCTCCGTTTTGAGCAGTCCCCATCCCCACTGCAACTGCGCGAGACCGCTGCGGCTGTTGACCACGAGGTCCTTCTCGGCCACCTGGGTGGTCATCGAGTACGAGTCGCCGTTGCGCAGGCCGGGCCAGTAGACGATGCCCATGCCCTGTTCGCGCGCGGTCTGGGTGAGGGCGCCGAGGTACGCCGTGTACACGTTGCCCTCGTGGTTGCCGTAGTTCAGGCCGATGGTCATCGG
It encodes:
- a CDS encoding ABC transporter substrate-binding protein — protein: MKTSHRHGLRRLVAVGAAVTAASVLLAACGGSDKTPTSSGQAQGSPDAVNAALEKGGTLTYWSWTPSAEAQVKAFEQAYPNVKVNYVNAGTGNDQYTKLQNVIKAGSGAPDVAQIEYQALPQFALPGSLVDLRQYGFDTFQSAYTPSTWTAVNAGDGLFGLPQDSGPMALFYNKEVFDKYAIAVPKTWDEYIAAAKKLHTADPKKYLTNDTGDAGFATSMIWQAGGKPFSTAGKNVTVNLEDAGTQKWTGVWNQLVTGGLVANIPGWSDEWFKALGDGTIASLAIGAWMPGVLESSVKAGAGKWQVAPLPTYDGQPATAENGGSTESVLKQSANPALAAGFVRWLNHDGGVKPFLASGGFPSTTADLADPAFLDKKSAYFGGQQINQVLTGAGRFGRQGLELPAVPALCEQHLR
- a CDS encoding cold-shock protein, with translation MANGTVKWFNSEKGFGFIAQDGGGADVFVHYSAITTDGYRSLDENQKVEFDLTQGPKGPQAENVRPL
- a CDS encoding FAD/NAD(P)-binding protein → MTEGEAGCTVAVIGAGAVRWLHANVDAGIKPSTFVARARYGDYLADHLAASAAHSADSLERIHARVTAVDHVGRRVALHLDTGETLVADAAVVASGTAPGVAWAPADLQTSDRFVANPWLPGALDNLPDADVLLVGTGLTAIDGLRPITARVWKRLSAGDKQEFLRIDARTWDAHRYRMAPITAERLAVLRESGRLCQHTSEVVTAEDTGDAVRVLLSDGTVMTVGAVVNCTGPVGDATADPFLRGLLACGLARAGEVGLGLETADDGRVLGATGRRAPLWTLGALRRGSLWESTAMPEIRSQAPT
- a CDS encoding glycoside hydrolase family 35 protein; this encodes MSDFAIGESDFLLDGEPFRILSGALHYFRVHPQSWADRIEKARLMGLNTIETYVPWNAHSPVRGVFDTAGMLDLGSFLRQVAEAGMYAIVRPGPYICAEWDNGGLPAWLFAEPGVGVRRYDKKFLVAVEEYLQQVLRIVRPLQVDQGGPVLLVQVENEYGAFGDDPEYLKFLVEVTRQAGITVPLVTVDQPNDAMLAAGGLDGVLRTGSFGSRSAERLRTLRAHQTSGPLMCMEFWDGWFDHWGGPHHTTSVAEAAAELDALLATGASVNVYMFHGGTNFGLTSGANDKGVYRPTVTSYDYDAPLDEAGNPTPKYDAFREVISRYAEVPPATVRPAAPAPAFEVPLGEPIRLLANPGRWGDWSDHETAPSLDELAARLALFRTEIDVDGPVALSVTEVRDRALVFLNGDPVGVLDREQHDQTIFLPRGRGRLELVVEDQGRVNYGPRIGEPKGLIGPIRLGPEALSDWSVCAIDLDAVPGLWDSADTADPGVGPTAWRASFSAAEATDHFLRTDAWGKGLAWINGFCLGRYWRRGPQQTLFVPGPIIRAGSNELVVLELNAVSDPTARFVPGPSLGPLEL